In Vreelandella piezotolerans, one genomic interval encodes:
- the rlmB gene encoding 23S rRNA (guanosine(2251)-2'-O)-methyltransferase RlmB — protein MKSSSSRRHPQKAIRTPDGLDHVYGVHALESLLERGEAPRELWVQQGAGNRLKELVASAQASGARIKEQPRDVLDQLTQGAAHQGVVAFCAPLTPEGEESLWLKLRAWQASTPPLLLVLDGVTDVHNFGACLRSADAAGAHGVIVAKDKAAPLNATVRKVACGAAEVVPVYQVTNLSRTLAKLKDAGVWITGTAGEAETSVFEIDMTGPTALVMGAEGKGMRRLTREACDNLAKLPMAGQVSSLNVSVATGICLFEAVRQRQLAS, from the coding sequence ATGAAATCGTCGTCGTCTCGACGTCACCCTCAAAAGGCCATCCGCACGCCGGATGGCTTGGATCACGTCTACGGCGTTCACGCCCTCGAGAGTCTGCTCGAGCGGGGAGAGGCACCCCGCGAGCTGTGGGTTCAGCAAGGGGCGGGTAACCGCTTGAAAGAGCTGGTGGCAAGCGCCCAGGCCAGTGGTGCACGCATCAAAGAGCAGCCCCGGGATGTGCTCGACCAGCTCACCCAGGGCGCGGCGCACCAAGGCGTGGTGGCGTTTTGCGCGCCTTTGACGCCCGAAGGGGAAGAGTCGCTGTGGTTGAAATTGCGCGCCTGGCAGGCATCTACACCGCCCCTGCTACTGGTGCTCGATGGCGTCACCGATGTGCATAATTTCGGTGCCTGCCTACGCAGTGCCGATGCCGCCGGGGCCCACGGCGTGATCGTGGCGAAAGATAAAGCCGCACCGCTCAACGCCACGGTCAGAAAGGTGGCCTGTGGGGCGGCGGAAGTCGTGCCGGTCTATCAGGTCACGAATCTATCGCGCACGTTGGCCAAGCTCAAAGATGCGGGTGTCTGGATTACCGGTACTGCCGGTGAAGCAGAGACCAGCGTGTTCGAGATCGACATGACGGGTCCTACTGCACTGGTGATGGGCGCCGAAGGCAAGGGCATGCGCCGGTTGACCCGGGAAGCCTGCGATAATCTCGCCAAGCTGCCCATGGCCGGGCAAGTGTCGAGCTTGAACGTCTCGGTGGCCACCGGTATCTGCCTGTTCGAAGCCGTTCGCCAGCGGCAGCTTGCAAGTTAG
- the rplI gene encoding 50S ribosomal protein L9: protein MEVILLDNIGKLGGLGDKVTVKPGYGRNYLVPYGLAVPATKENVEAFEAQRAELEAQAAERKAEAQARAEQLNDIELSLVSKAGDEGKLFGSIGPRDLADAISSAGIEVAKSEVRMPQGPIRQTGEYDIDLHLHAEVDAVVRVVVVAE from the coding sequence ATGGAAGTCATTCTGCTCGACAACATTGGTAAGCTGGGCGGCCTGGGTGACAAAGTCACTGTCAAGCCCGGTTATGGTCGTAACTACTTGGTACCCTACGGTTTAGCCGTACCGGCCACCAAAGAGAACGTAGAAGCGTTCGAAGCGCAGCGTGCCGAGCTCGAAGCACAAGCCGCTGAGCGTAAAGCCGAAGCCCAAGCACGCGCTGAGCAGCTCAACGACATCGAACTGTCGTTGGTGTCCAAAGCCGGTGACGAAGGCAAGCTGTTCGGCTCTATCGGTCCGCGTGACCTGGCCGACGCCATCTCCTCTGCTGGCATCGAAGTTGCCAAGAGCGAAGTGCGTATGCCGCAGGGCCCGATTCGCCAAACGGGCGAATACGACATCGACCTCCACCTGCATGCAGAAGTGGACGCCGTTGTACGCGTGGTCGTTGTCGCCGAGTAA
- the rpsR gene encoding 30S ribosomal protein S18 — MARFFRRRKFCRFTAEGVKQIDYKDLDTLKAYITETGKIVPSRITGTKARYQRQLATAIKRSRYLALLPYSDSHQ, encoded by the coding sequence ATGGCACGTTTTTTCCGTCGCCGTAAGTTTTGCCGCTTCACCGCTGAAGGCGTCAAGCAGATCGACTACAAAGATCTCGACACGCTGAAGGCTTACATCACCGAAACCGGCAAGATCGTTCCGAGCCGCATCACCGGCACCAAAGCACGCTATCAGCGTCAGCTGGCGACCGCTATCAAGCGTTCACGCTACCTGGCACTGCTGCCCTACTCCGATAGCCACCAGTAA
- the rpsF gene encoding 30S ribosomal protein S6 produces MRHYEIVFMVHPDQSEQVPAMVERYTSIVTENAGTVHRLEDWGRRHLAYPINKIHKAHYVLMNVECTGETLEEIENIFRFNDAIIRSLVVRCKEAITEASPMMKPAEEKRPRREEKPRAEAEETA; encoded by the coding sequence ATGCGTCATTACGAAATCGTGTTTATGGTCCACCCGGATCAGAGCGAGCAAGTGCCGGCTATGGTCGAGCGCTACACCAGCATCGTTACCGAAAACGCTGGTACTGTGCATCGCCTGGAAGATTGGGGCCGTCGTCACCTGGCTTACCCGATCAACAAGATCCACAAAGCCCACTACGTGCTGATGAACGTCGAGTGCACCGGTGAGACTCTCGAAGAGATCGAGAACATCTTCCGTTTCAACGACGCCATCATCCGCAGCCTGGTCGTTCGCTGCAAAGAAGCGATCACCGAAGCGTCTCCGATGATGAAGCCGGCAGAAGAGAAGCGTCCGCGTCGCGAAGAAAAACCGCGCGCTGAAGCTGAAGAAACTGCCTGA